A window from Leuconostoc mesenteroides subsp. mesenteroides encodes these proteins:
- a CDS encoding DUF1292 domain-containing protein, which translates to MSENNSEVQKITLIDESGDEALYEVLFTFHSDEYNKDYILLVPEGIEDDEEVDIQAYIFNPDENGDATEEELIQIEDDKEWDMVEEVLNTFLEDDSNFN; encoded by the coding sequence ATGAGCGAAAATAACTCAGAAGTACAAAAAATTACGTTAATTGATGAAAGTGGTGATGAAGCATTATATGAAGTGTTATTCACATTCCATTCAGATGAGTACAATAAAGATTATATTTTGTTAGTACCAGAAGGTATTGAAGACGATGAAGAAGTTGATATTCAAGCATATATCTTCAATCCGGATGAAAACGGCGACGCTACAGAGGAAGAATTAATTCAAATTGAAGATGATAAAGAATGGGATATGGTTGAAGAAGTTCTAAATACTTTCCTTGAAGATGATTCTAACTTCAACTAA
- a CDS encoding IreB family regulatory phosphoprotein translates to MTVGDETAIFDFGNQMPKDIHETLEIVYSSLEEKGYNPINQIVGYLMSGDPAYIPRLNDARNLIKRHERDEIIEELVHAYLKK, encoded by the coding sequence ATGACAGTAGGAGATGAAACAGCAATATTTGATTTTGGTAATCAAATGCCAAAAGATATTCATGAAACACTTGAGATTGTGTATAGTTCATTGGAAGAAAAAGGGTATAATCCAATTAATCAAATAGTTGGTTACTTAATGTCTGGCGATCCGGCCTATATCCCACGTTTAAATGACGCACGAAATTTAATTAAACGTCATGAACGCGATGAAATCATTGAAGAACTTGTACACGCCTATTTGAAAAAATAA
- the cydC gene encoding thiol reductant ABC exporter subunit CydC produces MKRLKKILLQDRWILPFLRQQKSGLFWSIFLNFMITFAAGALMFVSGFLISRSAQHPSNILIIYVPIVLTRAFGIARPVFRYAQRLVSHNWVLRVVSKTRKRLYESAASTASSIRGQLQTGEVLSLLADDLDRLQNLYLRTLFPLGSGMVLYLFLTIAIGAINWLFMLWWFVMLAIILVVVPLLSLTVNYKGVRQQKALQQSLYTDATDAILGLQDWVLSGRQEDLVQNQGETMSKLAHVKNQSMKFGWWRDFAIQVLALILAITTLIWATNQFSGNLSTVNYIAAFTLAIFPLIDSFIAVNQGVSESSFYEDSIMRLNNLPEPALLQENRHTINSAVINFNQVTFKYGDKTIVDNLSFKVQPKEKIALLGRSGAGKTTLLKLLAGDIQSSLGEVTINEMPVQNLQGNMSSLVAVLDQQTYLFDTTIMNNVRMGNIHATDEQVQQAVEKAGLQPLINSLSNGYNTQMQEAGTRFSGGERQRFALARIMLQDAPIVVLDEPTVSLDPKTEYEVLSQIFSVLKDRTIIWVTHHLTGIENVDKVYFLENGKFTLSGSPAELQQTSARFKQLLLMDQY; encoded by the coding sequence ATGAAGCGATTAAAAAAAATATTGTTACAAGACAGATGGATTCTTCCATTCTTACGTCAACAAAAATCTGGTCTCTTTTGGTCGATATTTTTAAATTTTATGATAACCTTCGCCGCCGGTGCCTTAATGTTTGTGTCTGGCTTTTTAATTTCACGTTCTGCTCAACATCCTTCTAATATTCTCATTATTTATGTGCCAATTGTTCTGACACGTGCATTTGGTATTGCTCGTCCAGTTTTTCGTTATGCACAGCGTTTGGTGTCACACAATTGGGTATTGCGTGTCGTTTCGAAAACACGTAAACGGTTATACGAAAGTGCTGCTAGTACGGCTAGTAGCATTCGAGGACAACTTCAAACAGGTGAAGTGCTTAGTTTGCTTGCTGACGATTTAGATCGTTTACAAAATCTCTACCTTAGAACACTTTTCCCATTGGGTTCTGGTATGGTGTTGTACCTTTTCCTCACAATAGCAATTGGCGCAATTAATTGGCTATTCATGTTGTGGTGGTTTGTAATGTTGGCTATTATCTTAGTTGTTGTGCCATTATTGAGTTTGACAGTGAACTATAAAGGGGTGCGGCAACAAAAAGCATTACAGCAAAGCCTTTATACAGATGCAACTGATGCTATTTTAGGATTGCAAGATTGGGTGCTATCAGGAAGACAAGAAGATCTAGTACAAAATCAAGGCGAAACAATGTCAAAGTTGGCGCATGTTAAAAATCAAAGTATGAAATTTGGCTGGTGGCGTGATTTTGCCATCCAAGTGTTAGCATTGATATTGGCTATAACAACTTTAATATGGGCAACAAATCAGTTTTCTGGTAATTTAAGTACAGTTAATTATATTGCAGCTTTCACACTTGCAATATTTCCTCTAATTGATAGCTTTATTGCTGTAAATCAAGGTGTAAGTGAATCTTCATTTTACGAAGATAGCATTATGCGTTTAAATAATTTACCAGAACCAGCATTGCTACAGGAGAATCGACACACAATCAACTCAGCAGTAATTAATTTTAATCAAGTTACATTTAAGTATGGAGACAAAACAATTGTTGATAATTTGTCATTTAAAGTTCAACCTAAAGAAAAAATTGCGTTACTTGGTCGTTCAGGTGCAGGTAAAACAACGTTACTCAAGCTTTTGGCAGGTGATATCCAATCATCGTTGGGTGAAGTAACAATCAATGAAATGCCAGTCCAGAACTTACAAGGTAACATGTCTAGTTTAGTAGCTGTATTAGATCAACAGACATATTTGTTTGATACAACGATTATGAACAACGTACGTATGGGGAATATTCATGCTACTGATGAACAGGTTCAACAAGCAGTTGAAAAGGCTGGCTTACAGCCACTAATTAATTCTTTATCCAACGGATACAATACACAGATGCAGGAAGCAGGAACACGATTTTCTGGTGGAGAGCGACAAAGATTTGCCTTAGCACGAATCATGCTGCAAGATGCGCCAATTGTCGTGTTAGATGAACCAACAGTATCACTAGATCCTAAAACAGAGTACGAGGTTTTGTCCCAAATATTTTCAGTTCTCAAAGACCGAACGATTATTTGGGTCACTCATCATTTGACAGGAATCGAAAATGTTGATAAAGTTTACTTTTTAGAGAATGGAAAATTCACGTTGAGCGGTTCACCGGCTGAGTTGCAGCAAACTTCAGCAAGGTTTAAACAATTATTACTCATGGATCAATATTAA
- a CDS encoding N-acetylmuramidase, with protein MAKKKRRKSKKGLQKQRLRLLCGLLVTLVILATITSNTAIYKRPQNNQISTNSEESKKVAWINELAPYARELQEEYGVLASISIAQAILESDWHTSTLSTKYNNLYGIKADAGQKSAVLPTQEYVNGEWITIQGRFAAYDSWQESMKAHAKLLHGGTSWNAKQYQHVLDADDYASAAKALTQDGYATDPNYAKKLITIIQTWHLERFDATKK; from the coding sequence ATGGCAAAAAAAAAGCGAAGAAAATCAAAAAAAGGATTACAGAAACAGCGATTACGTTTACTGTGTGGCTTGCTAGTTACATTGGTTATTTTAGCTACCATCACATCAAACACTGCGATTTACAAAAGGCCTCAAAACAATCAAATCAGTACAAATAGTGAAGAATCAAAAAAGGTGGCTTGGATTAATGAGTTAGCACCATACGCGCGTGAATTGCAAGAAGAATATGGAGTTCTTGCATCAATTAGCATTGCACAAGCTATCTTAGAGTCCGACTGGCACACAAGTACGTTGTCAACAAAGTATAATAATTTATATGGTATCAAAGCGGATGCAGGACAAAAAAGTGCTGTATTACCAACGCAAGAGTATGTTAATGGTGAATGGATTACCATTCAAGGACGTTTTGCGGCTTATGATAGTTGGCAAGAAAGTATGAAGGCACATGCAAAACTACTACATGGTGGTACGAGTTGGAATGCAAAACAATATCAACATGTACTGGATGCAGACGATTACGCTTCAGCTGCCAAAGCACTGACACAGGACGGTTATGCGACTGATCCTAATTACGCTAAAAAGTTAATTACAATTATTCAAACTTGGCATTTGGAAAGGTTTGATGCAACAAAAAAGTAG
- the cydD gene encoding thiol reductant ABC exporter subunit CydD, which yields MIDKRLFSLPGIISTLIILVILTGIQAFSIIFQGVFLAQSVTDLWQGKSIDQTFINVLLFAFSFVMRQLLIVLKNNYMSKFADHTVENYRKQLLAKYAEIGPSIIKQSGTGNAVTTLGAGLDNVKNYFQLLLIKVFDLGIIPWLILIYIAYLKWEQGLFLLLVFPVVILFFIILGLAAQSKADAEFANFKNLNNRFVDALRGLPTLKQLGLSQSYGDEIYSISEDYRKTTMRTLKIAITSTFALDFFTTLSVAIVAVFLGMDLMNARMTLFPALTILILAPEYFLPLRNFADDYHATLNGKNSLTDVLKVIDTKIVNQQDEFQSNEWQADSELVLNDVQFSYDSKVTLKEISLHAKGYQKIALVGESGSGKSTLLSILGGFLKPEQGTININGQEMKHLTQQQWQKQFFYMPQTPYIFHESLRDNIRFYAPSASDEAINEAVEKAGLSGLIDELPDGLNTVIGESGRQLSGGQAQRVALARMLLDSSRKVLLFDEPTAHLDIETEIDLKKTMSTILNNHLVFFATHRLHWLDQMDLVIVIRDGRIVETGVPSVLLADTNSALNKLRHEMHKGGLK from the coding sequence ATGATAGACAAAAGACTTTTTTCGTTACCAGGTATCATTAGTACTTTAATAATCTTAGTTATTTTGACAGGAATTCAAGCATTTTCGATTATATTCCAAGGTGTTTTCTTGGCCCAATCAGTTACTGATTTATGGCAAGGTAAAAGTATTGATCAAACATTCATCAATGTGTTACTTTTTGCTTTTTCTTTTGTGATGAGACAATTATTGATTGTGTTAAAAAATAACTATATGTCGAAGTTTGCTGACCATACAGTGGAAAATTATCGTAAACAATTGTTAGCTAAGTATGCCGAAATTGGTCCTAGTATTATTAAACAGTCTGGTACAGGGAATGCAGTCACAACACTAGGAGCGGGGCTGGATAATGTTAAAAACTATTTCCAACTACTACTGATTAAAGTTTTTGATTTGGGTATTATTCCGTGGTTAATTTTGATATATATCGCTTATCTTAAGTGGGAACAGGGACTATTTTTGTTGCTCGTATTTCCGGTGGTGATTTTATTCTTCATCATTTTGGGTTTGGCAGCACAAAGTAAAGCTGATGCAGAGTTTGCAAATTTTAAGAATTTAAATAATCGATTTGTAGATGCTCTGCGCGGTCTGCCAACCTTGAAGCAATTAGGCCTGTCCCAGTCATATGGAGACGAAATTTATAGTATTTCAGAAGATTATCGAAAAACAACTATGCGAACACTAAAAATTGCGATTACATCAACGTTTGCACTTGATTTTTTCACAACATTATCAGTTGCAATAGTTGCTGTGTTTTTGGGGATGGATTTAATGAACGCCAGAATGACGCTTTTTCCGGCGTTGACTATCTTGATCTTAGCGCCAGAATATTTTCTTCCTTTGCGTAATTTTGCTGATGATTATCATGCCACTTTGAATGGTAAAAATTCACTCACTGATGTTTTGAAAGTAATTGACACCAAAATTGTCAACCAACAAGATGAATTCCAATCAAATGAGTGGCAAGCAGATAGCGAATTAGTATTGAACGATGTGCAGTTTTCTTATGATTCAAAAGTCACCTTGAAAGAGATTTCGCTACATGCTAAAGGTTATCAAAAAATTGCTTTGGTTGGTGAAAGTGGTTCTGGCAAATCTACACTACTTAGTATTTTGGGAGGCTTCTTAAAACCTGAGCAAGGAACAATCAATATCAATGGACAGGAGATGAAGCATTTAACACAACAGCAATGGCAGAAACAGTTTTTTTATATGCCACAAACGCCTTATATTTTTCATGAATCGTTACGTGATAATATCAGATTTTACGCACCAAGTGCTAGTGACGAAGCAATCAACGAAGCTGTTGAAAAAGCCGGTTTATCTGGTTTAATTGATGAATTACCAGACGGGTTAAATACTGTAATTGGTGAAAGTGGGCGTCAATTATCTGGCGGGCAGGCGCAGCGTGTAGCCTTAGCAAGAATGTTGCTAGATTCATCTCGTAAAGTGCTCTTGTTTGATGAACCCACAGCTCATTTAGACATTGAAACTGAAATTGACTTAAAGAAAACGATGTCAACTATTTTGAATAATCACTTAGTTTTTTTCGCAACACACCGGTTACATTGGTTAGATCAAATGGATTTAGTTATTGTAATACGTGATGGGCGCATTGTGGAAACGGGTGTACCTAGTGTTTTGCTAGCTGATACTAATAGTGCTTTGAATAAGCTGCGTCATGAAATGCATAAAGGTGGTCTGAAATGA
- the cydB gene encoding cytochrome d ubiquinol oxidase subunit II, giving the protein MSFLQILWFILIAVLWSGFFFLEGYDFGIGMQFIFNSRNQDDREALYESIGPHWDANEVWLITAGGAMFAAFPYWYASLFSGFYLPLFIVLMALIYRGVAFEFREHMPTIQGSQLWERFIAISSFIAPFFLGMIFTAMVSGMPMDAKGNLSAGLFDYVTPFTLVGGIAVTLMSYVHGLNYTRLRIIGDIRTRAMTQLKVFYPILLAGEALFAILLFFYTDFFQTKLLWTLVILVAIVLSTVIGWYLTVNLKKEVVPFILSGLTLVEVVILLFVGLFPRLMVADNPLHSLKIINASSSPYTLTVMSFVVLTALPLTLGYQIWSFWVFRKRIIADKVVE; this is encoded by the coding sequence ATGAGTTTCTTACAAATTTTATGGTTTATTTTAATTGCCGTATTGTGGTCAGGTTTCTTCTTTCTAGAAGGATATGATTTTGGTATTGGTATGCAGTTTATTTTTAATTCTCGTAACCAGGATGATCGGGAAGCACTGTATGAATCTATTGGACCCCATTGGGATGCCAATGAGGTTTGGTTAATTACCGCTGGTGGTGCAATGTTTGCAGCTTTTCCTTACTGGTATGCATCGCTCTTTTCTGGCTTTTATCTACCATTGTTTATTGTATTGATGGCATTGATTTATCGTGGCGTTGCCTTTGAATTTCGTGAACATATGCCTACCATTCAAGGGTCACAATTGTGGGAACGATTTATCGCAATCAGCTCGTTTATCGCACCATTTTTCTTAGGAATGATTTTTACTGCCATGGTATCAGGTATGCCAATGGATGCTAAGGGAAATTTGTCGGCCGGATTGTTTGACTATGTCACACCATTTACACTTGTGGGCGGTATTGCCGTCACATTAATGAGTTATGTACATGGCTTAAACTACACACGCCTACGTATTATCGGTGATATTCGTACAAGGGCAATGACGCAATTGAAAGTATTTTATCCAATTTTGTTGGCTGGAGAAGCGTTATTTGCAATTCTACTGTTCTTCTACACGGATTTTTTCCAAACTAAATTGTTGTGGACATTAGTTATATTAGTGGCGATTGTCCTCTCCACTGTTATTGGCTGGTATTTAACGGTTAATCTGAAAAAAGAAGTTGTCCCATTTATTTTATCGGGTTTGACCTTGGTTGAAGTAGTTATCTTACTATTTGTTGGCCTATTCCCTCGTTTAATGGTAGCTGACAATCCATTACACAGTTTAAAAATTATTAATGCATCGTCATCGCCATATACATTAACAGTGATGTCATTTGTTGTATTAACAGCTTTACCATTGACATTAGGATACCAAATATGGAGTTTCTGGGTTTTCCGTAAGCGTATTATAGCTGATAAAGTGGTTGAATAA
- a CDS encoding cytochrome ubiquinol oxidase subunit I, producing the protein MVTLVGILDLARFQFAMTTIFHFFFVPMSIGLAVVVACMETMYVIKKEEVYKKMAQFWSKIFLLSFAVGVVTGIIQEFQFGMNWSEYSRYVGDIFGAPLAIEALVAFFAESTFIGLWSFTWDRFKPAVHVLFIWIVAIASSLSALWILAANSFMQNPVGYAIDNNMGRAELTNIFALLTNKQLWIEFPHVLMGTFVAGGFIIAGMSAFKLLKLKKNDVQVDFFRKSINIALFVGLIGVGGALYTGDQHAFELQSMQPMKYAAMEGVDETIDSSKRADKAQPWSLISVTNPKTHKVVARIEIPYALSILGNHSLTGGKTVGTTELNKKFEKKYGKTHDGIKNYYVPENTLFYAFRVMAMGAGLLGLVAVVALWFNRKKTNLILTQRWFLWILGIMTFFPFVINTAGWLVTELGRYPWVVYGLMTIADAVSPNVSAASLLISNIIYFLTFATLGGVMIWLSRRVLHAGPDAEKEAELSPRDPYEDLAGSEGTAR; encoded by the coding sequence ATGGTTACGTTAGTGGGCATACTTGATTTAGCACGTTTTCAGTTTGCGATGACCACGATTTTTCATTTTTTCTTTGTACCGATGTCAATTGGTTTAGCCGTCGTCGTTGCATGTATGGAAACAATGTATGTGATTAAAAAAGAAGAAGTATATAAGAAAATGGCCCAATTCTGGAGCAAAATTTTCTTACTCAGTTTCGCTGTTGGTGTTGTAACTGGTATTATTCAAGAGTTCCAGTTCGGCATGAATTGGTCAGAGTATTCGCGGTATGTGGGGGACATATTTGGTGCACCATTAGCGATAGAAGCATTAGTTGCTTTTTTTGCTGAATCAACATTTATTGGCTTATGGTCATTCACATGGGATCGTTTCAAGCCGGCAGTTCATGTTCTTTTTATTTGGATTGTAGCGATTGCTTCTAGTTTATCAGCATTATGGATTTTAGCTGCTAATTCATTTATGCAAAATCCTGTTGGGTATGCTATTGATAATAATATGGGGCGGGCAGAGTTGACAAATATTTTTGCATTGTTGACTAATAAACAACTATGGATTGAATTTCCGCACGTCTTAATGGGCACTTTCGTAGCAGGTGGTTTTATCATTGCAGGAATGTCAGCATTTAAATTATTAAAGCTGAAAAAGAATGACGTGCAGGTTGACTTTTTCCGCAAATCAATAAATATTGCTTTGTTTGTTGGTTTAATAGGAGTTGGCGGAGCCTTATATACAGGTGATCAGCATGCTTTTGAATTGCAATCTATGCAGCCAATGAAATATGCAGCAATGGAAGGGGTTGATGAAACGATTGATTCGTCAAAGCGTGCTGACAAAGCACAACCATGGTCATTGATTTCCGTGACCAATCCAAAGACACATAAGGTGGTTGCAAGAATCGAAATACCATATGCTTTGTCTATTTTAGGAAACCATTCGTTGACAGGTGGTAAAACTGTCGGAACCACAGAGTTGAACAAAAAATTTGAAAAAAAATATGGTAAAACGCATGATGGCATTAAAAACTATTACGTTCCAGAGAATACATTGTTTTATGCCTTTCGCGTGATGGCGATGGGAGCCGGGTTACTGGGGTTGGTTGCTGTTGTAGCGCTTTGGTTCAATCGTAAAAAAACAAATTTAATTTTGACTCAGCGTTGGTTTTTATGGATTTTAGGAATTATGACGTTTTTCCCATTTGTTATAAATACCGCGGGGTGGTTAGTAACAGAATTAGGACGATATCCTTGGGTTGTTTATGGATTAATGACAATTGCTGATGCTGTATCACCTAATGTTTCGGCTGCTTCATTGCTTATTTCAAATATTATTTACTTCTTAACATTTGCAACACTCGGTGGTGTAATGATTTGGTTATCTCGTCGCGTATTACATGCAGGTCCTGATGCTGAAAAAGAAGCAGAATTATCACCAAGAGATCCATACGAGGATTTAGCAGGAAGTGAGGGAACAGCAAGATGA
- the ruvX gene encoding Holliday junction resolvase RuvX, with the protein MRILGLDVGSRTVGVSVSDPMGWTAQGVEIIRINEEDKEFGIERLGEIIKEKNATGVVLGLPKNMNNSEGPRAEAARNYAKLIEETFGLPTDFQDERLTTVEAERMLIEEANVSRKKRKKVIDKIAAEFILQNYLDSKGKLTK; encoded by the coding sequence ATGCGCATATTAGGACTAGATGTTGGTAGTCGAACAGTTGGTGTATCGGTTAGTGATCCAATGGGATGGACAGCACAAGGTGTTGAAATCATCCGTATCAACGAGGAAGATAAAGAATTTGGTATTGAGCGTTTGGGAGAAATCATTAAAGAAAAAAACGCAACAGGTGTTGTTCTAGGTTTGCCAAAAAACATGAACAATAGTGAGGGACCACGTGCGGAAGCAGCCCGAAACTATGCCAAGTTGATTGAGGAAACATTTGGGTTACCAACTGACTTTCAAGACGAACGGTTAACTACGGTAGAAGCTGAACGTATGCTCATTGAAGAAGCTAACGTATCGCGTAAAAAGCGCAAAAAAGTTATCGATAAAATAGCTGCGGAATTTATTTTACAAAATTATTTAGATTCGAAAGGCAAGTTAACCAAGTAG